A genomic window from Thioalkalivibrio sp. ALJ12 includes:
- a CDS encoding molybdopterin oxidoreductase family protein, with protein sequence MSALPEFENHSEQEIKYTTCYMCACRCGIKVTVQNNKVRYIQGNRHHPINKGVLCAKGNAGIMKQQSPARLHQPMRRKPGTERGAGEFEPISWDEALDMLSTRLQKIRETDPRKLAFFTGRDQMQALTGLWATQFGTYNWAAHGGFCSVNMATGGLYTTGFAFWEFGDPDWDRTKYHMLWGVAEDHASNPIKIGLEKLKRRGGKFVAINPVRTGYQAIADEWVGIKPGTDGLFALSMLHVLLKNDQFDWDFLVRYTNATQLVVQTPGQKGDGLILRDEAGNPLVWELEQEAFVDGTQVDIKPALFGEYTAPDGRPVKTVMTLLAERYLSEEYSPENTAKITGVPADQTERLALEMAHVAFKETIELDIEWTDSWGRKHDKVFGRPVSMHAMRGISAHSNGFQTCRAIHLLQIMLGSVDCPGGHLAKPPYPKHVPPGIKPAKECAPNTPLKSPPLGFPTAPEDLVIDDDGNPLRIDKAFSWDAPISNHGLMHMVVTNAVNGDPYPIDTLIFFMANMSWNSSMNTAEVMDMLRAKDDSGEYKIPFLVVADAFHSETVNFADLVLPDTTYLERYDTISMLDRPISEPAAAADSIRHPILEVDRDVRPWQEVMVELAGRLKFPAFTNDDGSRKFDDYKDFIVNFEKEPGIGFLSGYRGKDGKSHLRGEPNPKQWEAYIENQGFFVHHLAPNQQFYRYANKEYLELAKHAGWVGKTDPITIELYSETQQRFKLAGQGLYDGPQPTKQEHKDRLTQFFDPLPIWHKPLEQTRIDEDEYPFYAVNQRPMFMYHSWDSQNAWLRQICAQNYLYMNRGKAESMGIEDLSWVWMESHNGKVRVQVKLIEGCEPSTVWTWNAIGKQKGAWGLKPDANESNKGFLMNHLISELLPKKGDPVDNITNSDPVTGQAAWYDLKVKITPADPEEASTWPDFDTVKPAPGMSEAPDQLRYAAHKPVHLNRSIRDVLTRGSLDEDR encoded by the coding sequence ATGAGTGCCTTACCCGAGTTCGAGAACCACAGCGAGCAGGAGATCAAGTACACCACCTGCTACATGTGTGCCTGCCGCTGCGGCATCAAGGTTACGGTCCAGAACAACAAGGTCCGTTATATCCAGGGCAACCGGCACCACCCGATCAACAAGGGTGTGCTGTGTGCCAAGGGCAACGCCGGCATCATGAAGCAACAGTCCCCGGCGCGCCTGCACCAGCCGATGCGCCGCAAGCCGGGTACCGAGCGCGGCGCCGGCGAGTTCGAGCCGATCTCCTGGGACGAGGCCCTGGACATGCTGTCCACGCGTCTGCAGAAGATCCGCGAGACCGACCCGCGCAAGCTGGCGTTCTTTACCGGCCGCGACCAGATGCAGGCCCTGACCGGCCTGTGGGCGACCCAGTTCGGTACCTACAACTGGGCGGCCCACGGCGGCTTCTGCTCGGTCAACATGGCCACCGGCGGCCTGTACACCACCGGTTTCGCGTTCTGGGAATTCGGCGACCCCGACTGGGACCGCACCAAGTACCACATGCTCTGGGGCGTGGCGGAAGACCATGCCTCCAACCCGATCAAGATCGGGCTGGAGAAGCTCAAGCGCCGCGGCGGCAAGTTTGTCGCCATCAACCCGGTGCGCACCGGCTACCAGGCGATCGCCGACGAGTGGGTGGGCATCAAGCCCGGTACCGACGGCCTGTTCGCGCTGTCGATGCTGCACGTGCTGCTGAAGAACGATCAGTTCGACTGGGATTTCCTGGTGCGCTACACCAACGCCACCCAGCTGGTCGTGCAGACCCCGGGGCAGAAGGGCGATGGCCTGATCCTGCGTGACGAGGCCGGCAACCCGCTGGTCTGGGAACTGGAGCAGGAAGCGTTCGTCGACGGCACCCAAGTCGATATCAAGCCGGCGCTGTTCGGCGAGTACACCGCGCCCGATGGCCGCCCGGTCAAGACCGTGATGACGCTGCTGGCCGAGCGCTATCTGTCGGAGGAGTATTCCCCGGAAAATACCGCCAAGATCACTGGCGTGCCGGCCGACCAGACCGAGCGTCTGGCGCTGGAGATGGCGCACGTCGCGTTCAAGGAGACGATCGAGCTCGACATCGAGTGGACCGACTCCTGGGGCCGCAAGCACGACAAGGTGTTCGGCCGTCCGGTCTCCATGCACGCGATGCGCGGCATCTCCGCGCACTCCAACGGCTTCCAGACCTGCCGCGCGATCCATCTGCTGCAGATCATGCTGGGCTCGGTGGACTGCCCTGGTGGTCACCTGGCCAAGCCGCCGTACCCCAAGCACGTCCCGCCGGGCATCAAGCCGGCCAAGGAATGCGCGCCGAACACCCCGCTGAAGAGCCCGCCGCTCGGTTTCCCGACCGCGCCGGAGGACCTGGTCATCGATGACGACGGCAACCCGCTGCGCATCGACAAGGCCTTCTCTTGGGATGCCCCGATCTCCAACCATGGCCTGATGCACATGGTGGTGACCAACGCGGTCAACGGCGATCCCTACCCGATCGACACGCTGATCTTCTTCATGGCGAACATGTCCTGGAACTCCTCGATGAATACCGCCGAGGTGATGGACATGCTGCGGGCGAAGGACGACAGCGGCGAGTACAAGATCCCGTTCCTGGTGGTCGCGGACGCGTTCCACTCGGAGACGGTCAACTTTGCCGATCTGGTGCTCCCGGACACGACTTATCTGGAGCGTTACGACACGATCTCCATGCTGGACCGCCCGATCTCCGAGCCGGCCGCGGCGGCGGACTCCATCCGCCACCCGATCCTCGAGGTCGACCGCGACGTGCGTCCCTGGCAGGAGGTCATGGTCGAGCTGGCCGGTCGTCTGAAGTTCCCGGCGTTCACCAACGACGACGGCAGCCGCAAGTTCGACGATTACAAGGACTTCATCGTCAACTTCGAGAAGGAGCCGGGGATCGGCTTTTTGTCCGGCTACCGCGGCAAGGACGGCAAGAGCCATCTGCGTGGCGAGCCGAACCCGAAGCAGTGGGAGGCGTACATCGAGAACCAGGGGTTCTTCGTGCATCACCTGGCGCCGAACCAGCAGTTCTACCGCTACGCGAACAAGGAGTACTTGGAGCTGGCCAAGCACGCCGGCTGGGTGGGCAAGACCGATCCGATCACGATCGAGCTCTATTCCGAGACCCAGCAGCGCTTCAAGCTGGCCGGCCAGGGCCTGTATGACGGTCCGCAGCCGACCAAGCAGGAGCACAAGGATCGCCTGACCCAGTTCTTCGATCCGCTGCCGATCTGGCACAAGCCGCTGGAGCAGACCCGTATCGACGAGGACGAGTACCCGTTCTACGCGGTCAACCAGCGCCCGATGTTCATGTACCACTCCTGGGACTCGCAGAACGCCTGGCTGCGTCAGATCTGCGCCCAGAACTACCTGTACATGAACCGTGGCAAGGCCGAGTCCATGGGCATCGAGGACCTGTCCTGGGTGTGGATGGAATCGCACAACGGCAAGGTCCGTGTGCAGGTCAAGCTGATCGAGGGCTGCGAGCCGAGCACCGTCTGGACCTGGAACGCGATCGGCAAGCAGAAGGGCGCCTGGGGCCTGAAGCCGGACGCGAACGAGTCCAACAAGGGCTTCCTGATGAACCACCTGATCAGCGAGCTGCTGCCGAAGAAGGGCGATCCGGTGGACAACATCACCAACTCCGACCCAGTAACCGGCCAGGCCGCGTGGTACGACCTGAAGGTCAAGATCACCCCGGCCGATCCGGAAGAGGCCAGCACCTGGCCCGACTTCGACACGGTCAAGCCGGCCCCCGGCATGTCCGAGGCCCCGGATCAGCTGCGCTACGCCGCGCACAAGCCGGTGCACCTGAATCGTTCCATCCGTGACGTGCTGACCCGCGGCTCGCTGGACGAAGACCGCTAG
- a CDS encoding 4Fe-4S dicluster domain-containing protein, with amino-acid sequence MRLGLVIDMDTCVGCHACAVACKQWNTSGTTGALTDYRPYGEDPSGVWFNRVRHYEVGDYPNNKTVNIPMSCMHCQHADCVNVCPTGASYKRPEDGIVLVDQDKCMGCNYCAWACPYGARELDREDGVMKKCTLCVDRIYDEALPPEERQPACVITCPAHARFFGDFDDDNSEVSRLVRERGGVKQMPELGYKPVNTYLPPRITRPIPIDDVRANRLVSSVKDWVNKMVAR; translated from the coding sequence ATGCGACTTGGACTCGTAATCGACATGGACACCTGCGTGGGCTGTCACGCCTGTGCGGTGGCCTGCAAGCAGTGGAACACCAGCGGCACCACCGGTGCGCTGACCGACTATCGCCCGTACGGCGAGGACCCGAGCGGCGTCTGGTTCAACCGCGTGCGCCACTACGAGGTCGGGGACTACCCCAACAACAAGACCGTCAACATCCCGATGTCCTGCATGCACTGCCAGCATGCCGACTGCGTGAATGTCTGCCCGACCGGCGCTTCCTACAAGCGTCCGGAAGACGGCATCGTGCTGGTCGACCAGGACAAGTGCATGGGCTGTAACTACTGTGCCTGGGCCTGCCCCTACGGTGCGCGCGAGCTGGACCGCGAAGACGGCGTGATGAAGAAGTGCACGCTGTGCGTGGACCGCATCTACGACGAGGCCCTGCCGCCGGAAGAACGCCAGCCGGCCTGCGTGATCACCTGCCCGGCCCATGCCCGGTTCTTCGGTGACTTCGACGACGACAACTCCGAGGTCAGCCGCCTGGTGCGCGAGCGTGGCGGCGTGAAGCAGATGCCGGAGCTGGGCTACAAGCCGGTCAACACCTATCTGCCCCCGCGTATCACCCGTCCCATCCCCATCGACGACGTGCGGGCCAACCGTCTGGTCAGCTCGGTGAAGGACTGGGTCAACAAGATGGTCGCGCGCTAG
- a CDS encoding DmsC/YnfH family molybdoenzyme membrane anchor subunit, with the protein MHPAFSVILFTVISGAGYGLFILLAAFHLAGIGPAMSHGELLAHGAVSLGMITLGLMLSTGHLANKKNAWRSFMRFKTSWLSREAVFAVLFYPFAGIYGLGVLLQGAAIGPLPALAGVIAAVLAVITLFSTGMIYGCLKTIRQWNTALTPANYIMLGIATGTTLFAAIATVFGNATAMHAGVAMVALVAAAVLKAIYYFWISRVNGPTINTATTFNRATVRLLDTGHTAGTFLTDEFGYDPRKDTIDNVKMGVFLLGFVAPVLVFASILSGAPAGIAWLAAVSSLIGIGMERWLFFAEAKHVVRLYHGAQTCTNSLAEPARGRTSVAPVTDPTDARRWELGDTPGGSGS; encoded by the coding sequence ATGCATCCGGCATTTTCCGTCATCCTGTTTACCGTCATCTCCGGTGCGGGCTACGGCCTGTTCATCCTGCTGGCGGCCTTCCACCTCGCGGGCATCGGTCCGGCCATGAGCCACGGCGAGCTGCTGGCACACGGCGCGGTCTCGCTGGGGATGATCACCCTGGGGCTGATGCTCTCCACCGGCCACCTGGCGAACAAGAAGAACGCCTGGCGCTCGTTTATGCGCTTCAAGACCTCCTGGCTGTCGCGCGAGGCCGTGTTCGCGGTGCTGTTCTATCCCTTCGCCGGGATCTATGGCCTGGGCGTCCTGCTGCAGGGCGCGGCCATCGGGCCGTTGCCGGCGCTGGCCGGCGTGATCGCCGCCGTGCTGGCCGTGATCACCCTGTTCTCCACGGGGATGATCTACGGTTGTCTGAAGACCATCCGCCAGTGGAACACCGCGCTGACCCCGGCCAACTACATCATGCTGGGCATCGCGACCGGCACCACGCTGTTTGCCGCCATTGCCACCGTGTTCGGCAATGCCACGGCGATGCATGCGGGTGTCGCGATGGTCGCGCTGGTTGCTGCCGCCGTGCTGAAGGCGATCTACTACTTCTGGATCTCGCGCGTGAATGGCCCGACGATCAATACCGCCACCACCTTCAACCGTGCGACCGTGCGCCTGCTGGATACCGGCCACACCGCCGGCACCTTCCTGACCGACGAGTTCGGCTACGACCCGCGCAAGGACACCATCGACAACGTGAAGATGGGCGTCTTCCTGCTCGGCTTTGTGGCCCCAGTCCTGGTGTTCGCGTCGATCCTGTCAGGCGCCCCGGCCGGCATCGCCTGGCTGGCCGCTGTCTCGAGCCTGATCGGTATCGGCATGGAGCGGTGGCTGTTCTTCGCCGAGGCCAAGCACGTCGTGCGCCTGTACCACGGTGCCCAGACCTGCACCAACTCCCTGGCCGAGCCCGCTCGCGGCCGTACCTCGGTCGCGCCGGTCACGGACCCGACCGACGCGCGCCGCTGGGAGCTGGGGGATACCCCCGGGGGCTCCGGCTCCTGA
- a CDS encoding c-type cytochrome, with protein sequence MANQPIKMDTGNKVLMFIASVALLATVIYLLIQLANFMGGLQLGEPSEAERDRIVERIQPIGRVASGPVDMEEETADLSPGDIYSNVCAACHDTGASDAPIKGDSDAWAARLDERSLDEVFDNSINGIGAMPARGGDSSLSDEEVKLVVVYMLDEAGIDHGWEPEDANGDENGNGDENGNGEAVTEDDDAAVEDDEALEGIALDTGDVSRGESLYSTCIACHGAQGQGSPAFPKIAGQTAEYTADKLVRYRAGETVGDRTALMAPNAARLSDQDIADLAVYVATFED encoded by the coding sequence GTGGCGAATCAACCGATCAAGATGGACACCGGTAACAAGGTGTTGATGTTCATCGCATCCGTGGCGCTGCTCGCCACTGTGATCTACCTGTTGATCCAGTTGGCGAACTTCATGGGAGGGCTCCAGCTAGGCGAGCCCAGTGAGGCCGAGCGCGATCGGATCGTCGAACGCATCCAGCCGATCGGTCGCGTGGCCTCCGGTCCGGTCGATATGGAGGAAGAGACCGCCGACCTGAGTCCGGGTGACATCTACAGCAATGTCTGTGCGGCCTGTCACGACACCGGGGCCTCCGATGCCCCGATCAAGGGCGACTCCGACGCCTGGGCCGCCCGCCTCGACGAGCGCAGCCTGGACGAGGTGTTCGACAACTCCATCAACGGCATAGGTGCGATGCCGGCTCGCGGCGGTGATTCCAGCCTGAGTGACGAGGAAGTGAAGCTGGTGGTGGTCTACATGCTGGACGAAGCCGGTATTGATCACGGCTGGGAGCCCGAAGACGCCAACGGCGATGAGAACGGCAATGGTGACGAAAACGGTAACGGCGAGGCCGTGACCGAAGATGACGATGCCGCTGTCGAGGACGACGAAGCACTGGAAGGGATTGCCCTGGATACCGGTGACGTGAGTCGTGGCGAGTCCCTGTACAGCACCTGCATCGCTTGCCATGGTGCCCAGGGTCAGGGTTCCCCCGCGTTCCCGAAGATTGCCGGCCAGACCGCCGAGTACACCGCCGACAAGCTCGTGCGCTACCGTGCCGGCGAGACCGTGGGTGACCGCACGGCCCTGATGGCGCCGAATGCGGCCCGCCTGTCGGACCAGGACATTGCCGACCTGGCGGTGTACGTCGCGACCTTCGAAGACTGA
- a CDS encoding YifB family Mg chelatase-like AAA ATPase produces the protein MPIAISHARAVAGIQAPLVTIETHLANGLPSFQIVGLPEAAVRESRDRVRAAIQTSGFDFPRRRITVNLAPADLPKDGGRFDLGIALGILAASQQIPGSALEGREFLGELGLDGTLRPVGGTLAAALAAANEARELIVNPEDGAEAALASAARVRTADHLIAVCAGLQGQGELDEGRPVEAEPDRYPDLADVRGQHQARRALEIAAAGGHHLLMVGPPGSGKSMLAARIPGILPPMSEAEALETAAIHSLRDTGHLQRDWRARPFRSPHHTASGVALVGGGSTPRPGEISLAHHGVLFLDELTEFQRSVLDVLREPLETGTIHIARAARQAEFPARFQLVAAMNPCPQGFDCDLGARCQCSPEQMARHRRRLSAPLLDRIDLAIEVPRIPPPELASHGEPGEDSRTVAQRVALAQERQRQRQGSLNRELAGQMLDQHATLEAGDRALLDRAAERFRLSARAYHRILRLARTIADLEPSDPITTGHLTEALSYRALDHWRTQ, from the coding sequence ATGCCCATTGCCATCAGCCATGCCCGTGCGGTCGCCGGAATCCAGGCACCGCTGGTCACCATCGAGACTCACCTGGCCAACGGCCTGCCGTCATTCCAGATTGTCGGCCTGCCGGAGGCGGCCGTGCGTGAGAGCCGCGACCGCGTCCGCGCGGCCATCCAGACCAGCGGCTTCGACTTTCCCCGCCGCCGCATCACGGTCAACCTGGCCCCGGCCGACCTGCCGAAGGACGGCGGGCGTTTCGACCTCGGCATCGCATTGGGCATCCTCGCTGCCAGCCAGCAGATCCCGGGCAGCGCCCTCGAAGGGCGCGAGTTTCTGGGCGAACTGGGACTGGACGGGACCCTGCGGCCGGTCGGCGGGACGCTGGCCGCCGCACTGGCAGCCGCTAATGAGGCGCGCGAGCTGATCGTGAACCCCGAGGACGGGGCCGAGGCGGCACTAGCCAGCGCCGCGCGGGTGCGCACCGCCGACCACCTGATCGCGGTCTGCGCCGGGCTGCAGGGTCAAGGGGAGCTGGACGAGGGCCGACCCGTCGAAGCGGAACCGGATCGCTACCCCGACCTGGCCGATGTGCGCGGTCAGCACCAGGCACGTCGCGCACTGGAGATCGCGGCCGCGGGTGGCCACCACCTGTTAATGGTCGGCCCGCCCGGCAGCGGCAAGTCCATGCTGGCCGCACGCATACCGGGCATCCTGCCACCGATGTCCGAGGCGGAAGCACTGGAGACCGCCGCGATCCACAGTCTGCGCGACACCGGCCACCTGCAGCGCGACTGGCGCGCCCGACCGTTCCGCTCGCCCCACCACACGGCCTCGGGGGTCGCACTGGTCGGTGGTGGCTCCACACCACGCCCGGGCGAGATCTCGCTGGCGCATCACGGCGTGCTGTTTCTGGACGAGCTGACCGAATTCCAGCGCAGTGTGCTCGATGTCCTGCGCGAGCCGCTTGAGACCGGGACGATTCATATCGCCCGAGCCGCCCGGCAGGCCGAGTTTCCCGCCCGGTTCCAGCTGGTAGCGGCGATGAACCCCTGTCCACAGGGCTTCGACTGCGACCTCGGGGCGCGCTGCCAGTGCTCCCCGGAACAGATGGCGCGCCACCGGCGACGCCTGTCCGCGCCACTACTGGACCGCATCGACCTGGCGATCGAGGTCCCGCGCATCCCGCCGCCCGAACTGGCCTCGCATGGCGAACCCGGCGAAGACTCCAGGACCGTCGCGCAACGCGTCGCCCTGGCGCAGGAACGCCAGCGGCAACGCCAGGGCTCCCTCAATCGCGAACTGGCGGGCCAGATGCTGGACCAGCACGCCACCCTGGAGGCAGGTGATCGCGCCCTGCTGGACCGCGCTGCGGAGCGCTTTCGCCTGTCGGCACGCGCCTACCACCGCATCCTGCGCCTCGCGCGGACGATCGCCGACCTCGAACCCAGCGACCCGATCACGACCGGTCACCTGACCGAGGCGCTCAGCTATCGCGCGCTGGATCACTGGCGCACCCAGTAA
- a CDS encoding accessory factor UbiK family protein has product MIDPKRFDDLARRITESLPESVRHMQEDVQRQVRSSLQHGFERMDLVTREDFDVQVALLERTRERLAELEARVEALEAERKTAE; this is encoded by the coding sequence ATGATCGACCCCAAACGCTTTGACGATCTCGCGCGCCGGATCACCGAGAGCCTGCCGGAGTCGGTGCGCCACATGCAGGAGGATGTCCAGCGTCAGGTCCGCTCGTCGCTGCAGCACGGCTTCGAGCGCATGGACCTGGTCACCCGCGAGGACTTCGACGTCCAGGTTGCGCTGCTGGAACGCACCCGCGAACGCCTGGCCGAGCTGGAAGCCCGCGTGGAGGCCCTCGAGGCCGAACGCAAGACCGCGGAGTAA